The following DNA comes from Pannonibacter sp. XCT-53.
CGTCATTGGTCGGGGCGAAGACGGTGAAGGGGCCGGTGCCGGCCAGCGTGTCGACAAGGCCTGCGGCCTTGACGGCGGCAACCAGCGTGGTGTGGTCCTTCGAGTTCACCGCGTTCTCGACGATGTTCTTCGTCGGGTACATCTTCGCACCGCCCACTTCCTTGGACATGCCACCGGCGATGGCGGCGGCGGAGACGAGGGTCAGGGCGCCTGCGGCAAGGCCGGCACGGAGGGCGGATTTGAACAGGATCGACATCGGTAACTCTCCTCTTGCGTGACGAAGCGCCCTCTCCCGGGGCGTTCATGCGGAGTTACGGCGCGCCTTTCGCGAAAGTTTCAGGCCCTTTCGCTTTTTTTGAGAAACGGGCGCATGGCCCTGTCCCCGACACCGGCCAGGACACCGGCCCGCGCTCCTGCCCGCACTCTGGCCCGCATCCTGGTCCGCCCTCGGGTGCTGCCGCGCATGCGGCCGTGCGGGGCACCCGCAGCTGTGAATCCCCGGCCGAATGCCGCTTTATTGCCGCACGCCTCCGCTCTATGGTCCCCGCCCGACACACACCCGAGAGAAAGCCGGAGCGAGAGCCATGTCCGATATCAGCGATGCCCCCGAAGGGTTTGCCGCCGCCCAGCCGTCCGGCAAGAAGACGCAGGTCGCACCTGAGGTCGCCCTGCGGATCGCCCGGCGCATCGCCGAGGAGATTGCCTGCCAGCCGGCGCAGGTGAATGCGGCCGTCCAGCTCCTGGACGAGGGATCGACCGTTCCCTTCATCGCCCGCTACCGCAAGGAAGCCACGGGCGGGCTCGACGACACCCAGCTGCGCAAGCTTGAGGAACGGCTGATCTACCTGCGCGAGATGGAGGACCGGCGTGGCGCGATCCTGAAGTCCATCGACGAGCAGGGCAAGCTGACGGACGAACTGGCGCTGAAGATCGCCCAGGCCGACACCAAGGCGGTGCTCGAGGATCTCTATCTGCCGTTCAAGAAGAAGCGCCGGACCAAGGCCCAGATCGCCCGCGAGGCCGGGCTGGAGCCGCTGGCCGACGCGCTGCTTGGCAACCCGCTCCTGTCGCCGGAGGCCGAGGCGGCCGCCTATGTCAGCGAGGACAAGGGCGTGGCCGACGTGAAGGCCGCCCTCGATGGCGCCCGCCAGATCCTGATGGAGCGGTTCTCGGAAAATGCCGATCTCGTCGGGCGCCTGCGCGAGCATCTCGTGGCCAAGGGGGTGGTGACCTCCAGGGTGATCGACGGCCAGCAGGAGGCCGGTGCCAAGTTCGCCGATTACTTCGATTACTCCGAGAGCTGGGCCAAGATCCCGAGCCATCGCGCGCTGGCGCTGTTCCGTGGCCGCAACGAAGGCGTTCTCGCCGTCGAGCTGACGGTCGATGCGGATGTGACCGAGGGACTGAAGCCGGTCGAGCGCATGGTGGCTCATGCCGCCGGGATCTCCGACCAGGGCCGGCCGGCGGACAAGTGGCTGATGGACGTGGCGCGCTGGGCCTGGAAGGTCAAGCTGGCGCTGCATCTCGAGCTTGACCTCATGGGCGACCTGCGCGACCGGGCCGAGGAAGAGGCGATCCAGGTCTTTGCCCGCAACCTCAAGGACCTGCTGCTGGCCGCGCCCGCCGGTGCCCGCGCCACGCTCGGTCTTGATCCGGGCATCCGCACGGGCGTCAAGGTCGCCGTCGTCGATGCCACCGGCAAGCTCGTCGAGACGGCAACCGTGTATCCGTTCCAGCCGAAAAACGACGTGGCGGGTGCCCGCAACACCCTGCTTGCCCTCATCGCAAGGCACAAGGTCGGCCTGATCGCCATCGGCAACGGCACGGCGAGCCGCGAAACCGACCGTCTGGCCGCCGATGTCATCGCCGACATCCCCGTCGCGGCACGTCCCATCAAGGTGATCGTCAACGAGGCCGGAGCGTCGGTCTATTCCGCTTCGGAACTGGCGGCGAAGGAGATGCCGGGCATCGACGTGTCGCTGCGCGGTGCCGCATCGATTGCCCGCCGCCTGCAGGATCCGCTGGCGGAGCTGGTGAAGATCGAGCCCAAGTCCATTGGCGTCGGTCAGTACCAGCATGACGTCAACCAGACCAAGCTCGCCCGCGCACTGGATGCGGTGGTCGAGGACGCGGTGAACGCCGTCGGCGTCGATCTCAACACGGCCTCGCCGGCGCTGCTGGCGCGCATTTCCGGTCTGGGCGAGGGGCTGGCCCGGGCCATCGTCGAGCACCGCGAGACGATCGGCCGCTTCACCAACCGCAAGCAGCTGATGGACGTGCCGCGTCTCGGGGCCAAGGCCTTCGAGCTTTGCGCCGGGTTCCTGCGCATCCGCGATGGCGACAACCCGCTTGACGCGTCGTCCGTGCATCCGGAAGCCTATCCACTCGCCGAGCGTATCGTGAAGGCCTGCGGCCGGGACGTGCGCCAGCTCATGGGCGACAGCACCTTCCTCAAGACGCTGAATGCGGCCCAGTTCACGGATGAGCGCTTCGGTCTGCCGACCGTGCGCGACATCCTGTCGGAATTCGAGAAGCCCGGTCGCGACCCGCGTCCGGAGTTCAAGACTGCAACCCTGCTCGATGGCGTCGAGGAGGTCTCGGACCTGCGGCCCGGCATGAAGCTGGAGGGCACGGTCACCAACGTCACCAACTTCGGGGCCTTCGTCGACATCGGCGTTCACCAGGACGGCCTGGTGCATGTCTCGCAGCTGGCCGACAAGTTTGTCGATGATCCGCACAAGGTCGTGAAGGCCGGCGACATCGTCTCGGTGACCGTTCTCGAGGTCGACGTGAAGCGCAAGCGCATCTCGCTGACCATGAGGAAGGTGGCCGACTATCAGGCCGGCCGCGACCGGCAGGAGGGGCGCGGTCCCGACCGGGATGGTCCGCGCGGGCCGCGTCCGGGGGGCGGCGGTGCCCCGCGCGGCGGCGGCAAGCCGGGCGGCGCGCCCGCGTCCGGTGGCGGCAACAGTGCGATGGCAGCAGCCCTTGCGGCAGCCATGAACCGGGGCCGCAAGTGACCCGATTGTGACAGTTCGACGGAAGCCGGCTTCAACAACGTGTCATGAAGCTGGCTTATGTCGCAGCGCATGTCGATCAAACTTGACCAGGTTGTGAAGGTTTTCGGCACGCAGCGCGTGCTCGATGACGTTTCTCTCACCATTGCCGAGGGCGAGTTCTTCGTCGTCCTCGGTCCGTCGGGGTGCGGCAAGTCCACCTTGCTGCGCCTCATTTCCGGGCTCGAGCCGCTCGATGGCGGACGCATCCTGATCAACGGCCGCGAGGTGGCCGCGTCCGGCCTGCATCTTGCCCCCGAGCAGCGGGGCGTCGGGGTGGTGTTCCAGTCCTATGCGCTGTGGCCGCACATGACGGTCGCCGGCAACGTGGCGTTTCCGCTCGAAACCGCCGGCCGCAGCCGGTCGGAGGTGACCCGGCGCACCGAGGAGTGCCTTGCCACCGTCGAGCTGACCCGCTTCGCCGACCGCAAGCCGGCCGATCTCTCCGGCGGGCAGCGCCAGCGCGTGGCCCTTGCCCGTTGCCTCGCGCAAGGGGCCTCGACCATCCTCATGGACGAACCGCTTGCAAACCTCGATCCGCATCTGCGCGGGGCGATGGAGGAAGAGCTGTCCGCCTTCCACAAGGCATCGGCCGCCACAACGCTGTTCATCACCCATGACCAGCGCGAGGCCATGGCTCTCGCCGACCGGATCGCCATCCTCTGGGACGGTCGCCTGCTGCAGGCCGATGCGCCGGAGGTGATCTACCGTCGGCCGCGCAACCGCCATGTGGCGGGTTTCATCGGCCAGGGCTCCATCGTCACCGTGCGGGTGACGGCCGCCGAGGCGGGAACCGCGCATGTCCGGCTCGGGAAGGCCGGGCAGGACGTGGCCTGCGTGGCGGACACGCAGCCGGGCACGGCGGCCCTGCTGCTCCGCCCCGAAGACATCGAGGCATGCGGGGACGAGGGGGCGCAGCTCTGCGGCCGCGTCGAGCGCTCCGTCTATCGCGGCGGGTTTCACGAGGCCGATGTTGCGGTCGAGGGGCTCGACGCGCCGCTGATGGTCCGCCTCGCCGGTCGTCCGGCGGCGGGAGAGCGCATTGGCCTGAGGCTCCGTTCAGGCTGGCTGCTGCCAGCCTGAACGCGTCCGGCTGTCTCTGTCCTGTCCCTGGCGCGTCAGTCGCGCCAGGGGATGCTGCCGGCCGGCACATGGCGGGCCAGCCCGTTCATCGCCACCATGACCGCGACCGTTGCCAGCACCACCACCGTCGACATGGCGGCGGCGAGCGTGGTCGCGCCGCTGTCCTCGTAGTTGAAGATCGTGGTGCCGATGGTCTCCGTCCCCGATGACCACAGCAGCGCCGAGACGGTGACCTCGTTGTAGGCCGTCAGGAAGACGAGGATCGCGCCGGAGGCCGCTGCCGGGGCGACCAGCGGGGCGAAGATCCGCCGCACCCGCTTCAGATAGCCCGCCCCCGCCACCCGCGCCGCGTCCTCCAGACTGCGGTCCATCTGCAGGTAGGCCGCCGTCACCGGCTTCAGCCCGACCGACAGGAACACGGCCACATAGGCGAGCAGGATGATCCACAGCGTGCCGTAAAGCGACAGGCCAAGGCCCGGCAGGGGCTTCAGGAAGGCCAGGATGAAGGCGATGGACACGACGAGCCCGGGGACGGCGAAGGCGATGTCGGCCTGGGCGGAGGCAAGCCCTGCCAGCTGCCGCGTGCGTCCGGTCCGGTGAACCATCAGATGCCCCAGTCCGATCGCCACGGCGGCGATCAGCGCGGCGGCAGCCGCTGCCGTCAGGGTCGAATTGGCGAAGGCGCGCAGCGTCACGCCCTGTCGCCACAGCACCTCGGCGAAATTGTCGAGGGTGAGCGTGGCCGGCGTCAGTGCCAGTCCGTAGGTCGGCACCAGCGCGGTTGCGACCAGCGCCGCGAAGGGCAGGGCAAGCGTCACGGCAATGAAGCCCCAGAGCGCCATTTCCAGCGGCAGCCGGGCGCGTCCAAGCGCATAGGCCAGCGGTGCCTGCGGCAGACCGATGAGGCTTGCCCGCAACCGTCTCTGCAGCAGCGACTGCAGCCCGACTGCCAGCAGGGTCACCACCGCCAGCACCACCGAGATCACGGCCACATTCGGCAGGACGTCGGGACCAAAGCTGGCCAGCCGCCGCCACATCAGTACGGGCAGCGTCGTGTAGCGGGCCGGGATGCCCAGGAGGGCATTGATGCCGAAGTTGCCGAGGGCTGCCACGAAGGCCAGCATGAAACTCGCCAGCAGCGAGGGGGCAATCAGCGGCAGCGTGATCCGCAGAAGCACCCGGGGGCCGCCCGCGCCGCAGACCCGGGCCGCGTCGGCGAGTTCGCGCGGCAAGGCCCGAAGCGCGGCGCGCAGGATCAGGAACACCAGCGGCGCGTGCTGCAGCGCCAGCAGGCTGACCAGGCCGGTCACCGAATAGATGCCGGGCGTCTCGCCCATCTCGGGCGCCAGCCCCAGCGGCTTCAGCAGCGGGCTGCCCGGACCCATGGCCTGGATCCAGGCGATGGCGATCACATGCGGCGGGATCATCATCGGCAGCAGCAGGCAGAACACGAGCGGTCCCTTTGCCCGCACGTCGGTCAGTCCGACCGCCAGCGCCAGGAGCGCGCCGAGGATTACGGCCAGCAGGGCCGACAGGACGCTGCTCTCGAGCGAATTCCAGAGGGCTGTCTGCACCGACCGGTTGGCCATGGCCTCGGCCAGCGGCGCCAGGTCGATCCCGGCAGGGCCGGTCAGGCCGACCTTGAACAGCAGGGCCATCGGCAGGCCGCAGATCAGCGTCACAAACAGAACCAGAACGGCGAGGGTGATCCCCTCGCCGAACTCTGCCGGCTTCCCG
Coding sequences within:
- a CDS encoding Tex family protein, whose translation is MSDISDAPEGFAAAQPSGKKTQVAPEVALRIARRIAEEIACQPAQVNAAVQLLDEGSTVPFIARYRKEATGGLDDTQLRKLEERLIYLREMEDRRGAILKSIDEQGKLTDELALKIAQADTKAVLEDLYLPFKKKRRTKAQIAREAGLEPLADALLGNPLLSPEAEAAAYVSEDKGVADVKAALDGARQILMERFSENADLVGRLREHLVAKGVVTSRVIDGQQEAGAKFADYFDYSESWAKIPSHRALALFRGRNEGVLAVELTVDADVTEGLKPVERMVAHAAGISDQGRPADKWLMDVARWAWKVKLALHLELDLMGDLRDRAEEEAIQVFARNLKDLLLAAPAGARATLGLDPGIRTGVKVAVVDATGKLVETATVYPFQPKNDVAGARNTLLALIARHKVGLIAIGNGTASRETDRLAADVIADIPVAARPIKVIVNEAGASVYSASELAAKEMPGIDVSLRGAASIARRLQDPLAELVKIEPKSIGVGQYQHDVNQTKLARALDAVVEDAVNAVGVDLNTASPALLARISGLGEGLARAIVEHRETIGRFTNRKQLMDVPRLGAKAFELCAGFLRIRDGDNPLDASSVHPEAYPLAERIVKACGRDVRQLMGDSTFLKTLNAAQFTDERFGLPTVRDILSEFEKPGRDPRPEFKTATLLDGVEEVSDLRPGMKLEGTVTNVTNFGAFVDIGVHQDGLVHVSQLADKFVDDPHKVVKAGDIVSVTVLEVDVKRKRISLTMRKVADYQAGRDRQEGRGPDRDGPRGPRPGGGGAPRGGGKPGGAPASGGGNSAMAAALAAAMNRGRK
- a CDS encoding ABC transporter ATP-binding protein; translation: MSIKLDQVVKVFGTQRVLDDVSLTIAEGEFFVVLGPSGCGKSTLLRLISGLEPLDGGRILINGREVAASGLHLAPEQRGVGVVFQSYALWPHMTVAGNVAFPLETAGRSRSEVTRRTEECLATVELTRFADRKPADLSGGQRQRVALARCLAQGASTILMDEPLANLDPHLRGAMEEELSAFHKASAATTLFITHDQREAMALADRIAILWDGRLLQADAPEVIYRRPRNRHVAGFIGQGSIVTVRVTAAEAGTAHVRLGKAGQDVACVADTQPGTAALLLRPEDIEACGDEGAQLCGRVERSVYRGGFHEADVAVEGLDAPLMVRLAGRPAAGERIGLRLRSGWLLPA
- a CDS encoding ABC transporter permease, with the translated sequence MTTALDDTASVGGARRLAPGKPAEFGEGITLAVLVLFVTLICGLPMALLFKVGLTGPAGIDLAPLAEAMANRSVQTALWNSLESSVLSALLAVILGALLALAVGLTDVRAKGPLVFCLLLPMMIPPHVIAIAWIQAMGPGSPLLKPLGLAPEMGETPGIYSVTGLVSLLALQHAPLVFLILRAALRALPRELADAARVCGAGGPRVLLRITLPLIAPSLLASFMLAFVAALGNFGINALLGIPARYTTLPVLMWRRLASFGPDVLPNVAVISVVLAVVTLLAVGLQSLLQRRLRASLIGLPQAPLAYALGRARLPLEMALWGFIAVTLALPFAALVATALVPTYGLALTPATLTLDNFAEVLWRQGVTLRAFANSTLTAAAAAALIAAVAIGLGHLMVHRTGRTRQLAGLASAQADIAFAVPGLVVSIAFILAFLKPLPGLGLSLYGTLWIILLAYVAVFLSVGLKPVTAAYLQMDRSLEDAARVAGAGYLKRVRRIFAPLVAPAAASGAILVFLTAYNEVTVSALLWSSGTETIGTTIFNYEDSGATTLAAAMSTVVVLATVAVMVAMNGLARHVPAGSIPWRD